One genomic region from Halorussus rarus encodes:
- a CDS encoding DUF7845 domain-containing protein produces the protein MSLDAPSPAEPPTDPDNGLVRVEGIETSTELLPRPTRHGGNLHLVLNDVYRPETEIPHDFGDRRIRDGSAYQYARARWYEAQDDGEIVTVEDSRGREREYVVLLDEYELFGETVAVSLNSSRCELGRETRGGAFRQWFKYNLTLQPVEDGEIQWFKTPTTSLNVTLRPQYASLLKKTQQGISENWTPPYGDGTELTVQTTWAEDSAEIEDRAVTLLYDALEYDVDDLDVNQESRTFWKSEVHHRISEGVADEVVHVIRQSSELLARHEAELKEESVYSDGKWQIVKLRTDGWEQLGFPILHGQEIQIKLYLPDAPAEYLEYPYDQPKVEVSLEGRPKGGDAYSADRWEQITHILEQILLSHLKWADVGTEHILQDEQSLGPAAELLQWEHPEGRRAWLRDHYESLRPQLYAEARKAQTTAVYDILHSIKRRGVATYDEIAQDVGLVKRTVRGHVKRLCGTDSEPGILKTIPDACTFVTFSAQWWEEDAHEALDEVYPEDSAEDRHDRAQQRREKRFLKRTLEGDQDADRGERDALLEAIADAGQGDRDDRAGDQDGRVDQGETVDEDQDDADAVSSSSSESDEALWKAFRELPLTGEQLGTALEVGAIADEYVEVRTDPYPTLRD, from the coding sequence GTGAGCCTGGACGCTCCGAGTCCGGCCGAGCCGCCGACGGACCCGGATAACGGCCTGGTCCGCGTGGAGGGAATCGAGACCTCCACCGAGCTGCTCCCGCGGCCGACCCGCCACGGCGGGAACCTCCACCTCGTGCTGAACGACGTGTACCGGCCCGAGACCGAGATTCCCCACGACTTCGGCGACCGCCGAATCCGGGACGGCTCGGCCTACCAGTACGCCCGCGCTCGGTGGTACGAGGCGCAGGACGACGGCGAGATCGTCACCGTTGAGGACAGCCGCGGCCGGGAGCGGGAGTACGTCGTCCTCCTGGACGAGTACGAGCTGTTCGGCGAGACGGTCGCCGTTTCGCTGAACAGCTCCCGCTGCGAGCTCGGCCGCGAGACCAGAGGCGGCGCCTTCCGTCAGTGGTTCAAGTACAATCTGACACTCCAGCCCGTGGAGGACGGCGAAATCCAGTGGTTCAAGACCCCTACGACCTCGCTGAACGTGACGCTCCGGCCCCAGTACGCCTCGCTGCTGAAGAAAACTCAGCAAGGGATCTCAGAGAACTGGACGCCGCCGTACGGTGACGGGACCGAGCTCACCGTCCAGACTACGTGGGCCGAGGATAGCGCCGAGATCGAGGACCGCGCCGTCACGCTGCTGTACGACGCCCTCGAGTACGACGTGGACGACCTGGACGTGAACCAGGAGAGCCGGACCTTCTGGAAGAGCGAGGTCCACCACCGGATTTCGGAGGGCGTCGCCGACGAAGTGGTCCACGTGATCCGGCAGTCCAGCGAGCTGCTGGCTCGCCACGAGGCGGAACTGAAAGAGGAGTCCGTGTACAGTGACGGAAAGTGGCAGATCGTGAAGCTCCGGACGGACGGATGGGAGCAGCTGGGGTTTCCGATTCTCCACGGCCAGGAGATCCAGATTAAGCTGTACCTTCCCGACGCGCCGGCCGAGTACCTGGAGTATCCGTATGACCAGCCGAAGGTGGAGGTCTCGCTGGAGGGCCGCCCGAAGGGCGGTGACGCCTACAGCGCCGACCGGTGGGAGCAGATCACCCACATCCTCGAGCAGATCCTACTGTCCCACCTCAAGTGGGCCGACGTGGGCACCGAGCACATCCTCCAGGACGAGCAGAGCCTCGGCCCGGCCGCCGAGCTGCTCCAGTGGGAACACCCGGAGGGCCGCCGTGCGTGGCTCCGCGACCACTACGAGAGCCTCCGGCCCCAGCTGTACGCCGAGGCCCGGAAGGCCCAGACCACGGCCGTCTACGACATTCTCCACTCGATTAAGCGCCGCGGCGTCGCCACGTACGACGAGATTGCCCAAGACGTGGGCCTCGTGAAACGGACCGTCCGCGGCCACGTCAAACGCCTGTGCGGGACCGACAGCGAGCCGGGAATCCTGAAGACGATTCCCGACGCCTGTACGTTCGTCACCTTCAGCGCCCAGTGGTGGGAGGAAGACGCCCACGAGGCCCTGGACGAGGTGTACCCCGAAGACAGCGCCGAGGACCGCCACGACCGCGCCCAGCAGCGCCGGGAGAAGCGTTTCCTGAAGCGGACCCTCGAGGGCGACCAGGACGCCGACCGCGGCGAGCGCGACGCGCTCCTGGAGGCGATCGCCGACGCCGGCCAGGGTGACCGCGACGATCGGGCCGGCGACCAGGACGGCCGCGTCGATCAGGGCGAGACTGTCGACGAGGACCAGGACGATGCTGACGCGGTGAGTTCGTCCAGCAGCGAGAGCGACGAGGCGCTGTGGAAGGCGTTCCGAGAGCTCCCGCTGACCGGTGAGCAGCTCGGGACCGCCCTCGAGGTCGGCGCAATCGCCGACGAGTACGTGGAAGTCCGGACTGATCCGTACCCGACGTTGCGGGACTGA
- a CDS encoding CAP domain-containing protein — translation MGECSHCGTTDALTRNCNHCGKEVCSNCTLPEKHNCAAVDFFGKNSKHLQNDLDARRDPDNESSDSDTFECSDCGESYEYFADAQHCCQESPEPVDNPRTHGGSGRDREKADFSSSPDVNPDGSINDEDLNAELDRIRESATTEQGLFDGFSQKLGRLWLKIKLGTPRLRTLVLVLAIGMLTAGQLGFAPVPGFPVDTSPAESLVDDAMSPAANGTHETTRASGGSTNGGSSGFFDQDLNRTRVEYLIHKGINERRQEHGLQPIAFDTDLRTIARYHSRDMGEEQYFSHTSPDGESMEDRYEKYDYSCRVSTGGNQYATGAENIAYTYFDEDVVRDNGEVVHYSNEEELAQGLINQWMNSTGHRKNILKEYWKNEGIGIYVVEVDDKTRVYATQNFC, via the coding sequence ATGGGCGAATGCTCGCACTGTGGCACAACAGATGCCCTGACCCGCAACTGCAACCACTGCGGGAAAGAGGTCTGCAGTAACTGTACTCTTCCCGAGAAACACAACTGCGCTGCAGTCGATTTCTTCGGAAAGAACTCGAAACACCTGCAGAACGACCTCGACGCTCGTCGCGATCCCGACAACGAGTCCAGCGACTCAGACACGTTCGAGTGTAGCGATTGTGGCGAGTCGTACGAGTACTTCGCCGACGCCCAGCACTGCTGTCAGGAGTCTCCCGAGCCGGTCGACAATCCACGGACTCACGGCGGGTCTGGACGAGATCGAGAGAAGGCCGATTTTTCGTCCAGTCCTGACGTCAACCCGGACGGCTCGATCAACGACGAGGACCTAAACGCCGAACTTGACCGAATCCGCGAATCGGCGACCACTGAGCAGGGACTTTTCGATGGTTTCTCGCAGAAACTCGGACGTCTCTGGCTCAAGATCAAGCTCGGGACTCCTCGTCTGCGCACACTCGTCCTCGTTCTCGCTATCGGGATGCTCACTGCCGGCCAGCTCGGCTTCGCGCCCGTCCCAGGCTTCCCGGTCGATACCTCTCCAGCGGAGTCCCTCGTCGATGATGCGATGAGTCCAGCAGCAAACGGTACTCACGAAACAACACGAGCGTCAGGGGGTTCTACCAACGGCGGAAGTTCTGGCTTCTTCGATCAAGATCTCAATCGAACGCGAGTCGAGTATCTGATTCACAAAGGGATAAACGAACGGCGGCAGGAACACGGCCTCCAGCCCATTGCATTCGATACGGACCTCCGAACTATCGCTCGGTATCACAGTCGCGATATGGGCGAGGAACAGTATTTCTCTCACACGTCACCGGATGGTGAATCGATGGAGGACAGATACGAGAAGTACGATTACTCCTGTCGAGTCTCTACTGGCGGAAACCAATATGCGACAGGTGCGGAGAACATTGCATACACGTATTTCGACGAGGATGTAGTCCGCGATAACGGTGAAGTGGTTCACTACTCCAACGAAGAGGAGCTCGCGCAAGGCCTCATCAATCAGTGGATGAACTCTACGGGGCATCGGAAGAACATCCTCAAAGAGTACTGGAAGAACGAGGGTATCGGGATCTACGTGGTTGAGGTAGACGACAAGACGAGGGTGTACGCGACGCAGAATTTCTGCTAA
- a CDS encoding BGTF surface domain-containing protein encodes MSASADLDGDAYANTSNGEIEIGSTETQIINVAGVTDAGNSDTVTIDISEATDAGLDVSVDSLGANVLDNEETGLSGDTLTLDLADDTDNETVSVTLSLDATGDDVEEDSRIRYGISSDGDSLSSSATASFKVIDSASADRTFGGGDSATIYAGETITFNTEGEPTNVVTIYENTADDGTDWEQVDRFSTAPGNLVNYDTSDLEGEFVVTYDDEEPDSDDSSNSQTVLEVNPLDLEATAQDVNITTEEDIVVDASSADFGGDFSAELYEEGTDFEDNDALTSEDETFDGTGEATVNLGNISEIEDQGAGEYVVRVVHDATGVEVTTDTLNVTEAGDASVSVPQDTIYQERGDVANVSIELENRDDAYVQLGGDSSNFMANFTVVDEDGNGYVNLSINTYDSMGATAITGDNGFVSVTSDDDFISTSGANAMSDDHGIYVGNPLEPVGDGEDEVDALDNPMAAGNYDLVVAQANDDRDSKTILSVSDPSVDEVNTWVHEGVSATNLPDSGELDELLNGVAETDTIANGDYVVVETQVSGIYGYIGDAGFADDETTPGDDTVYLNLTQTNAGPNTNGNTLYGGDAEKMYFDAGNNTVYAVFPDESGDFSDGQEYKADFHVPEENAAYKNDQNASAEFEVAERSIEFSNLNSSDILEVEASENASVEGTTNLAPGTAVDVELESSGQLFTKTVEVGDNGTISATFDLSGQDVGTELSALLSADSDTEATADAVVVEQVDDGTDETTTSDGGEDTSTTTTTTTTTTTEETTTEETTTEETTTTSSDGGIPGFGVAVSLVALVAAALLALRRSN; translated from the coding sequence ATGTCTGCGAGTGCAGACCTGGACGGCGACGCCTACGCAAACACCAGCAACGGCGAGATCGAAATCGGAAGTACCGAAACCCAAATAATCAACGTCGCTGGCGTGACTGACGCTGGTAACAGCGACACAGTCACCATCGACATCAGCGAAGCCACCGACGCTGGTCTCGACGTTAGCGTCGACTCCCTCGGTGCTAACGTTCTGGACAACGAAGAGACTGGTCTGTCCGGCGATACACTGACGCTTGACCTGGCGGACGATACCGACAACGAAACGGTGTCGGTTACACTGTCCCTCGACGCGACGGGCGACGATGTCGAGGAAGACAGTCGGATCCGCTACGGCATCAGCTCCGACGGTGATTCGCTGAGCAGCAGTGCAACTGCTTCGTTCAAGGTCATCGACTCGGCGTCCGCCGACCGCACGTTCGGTGGCGGCGACTCGGCGACCATCTACGCCGGTGAGACGATCACCTTCAACACCGAAGGTGAGCCGACCAACGTTGTCACCATCTACGAGAACACTGCTGACGACGGCACCGACTGGGAGCAGGTCGACCGATTCTCGACCGCGCCCGGTAACCTGGTGAACTACGACACGTCCGACCTCGAAGGTGAGTTCGTCGTCACCTACGACGACGAGGAGCCGGACTCGGACGATTCGTCGAACTCGCAGACTGTGCTCGAGGTCAACCCACTGGACCTCGAAGCGACCGCGCAGGACGTCAACATCACGACCGAAGAGGACATCGTGGTTGACGCTTCCTCTGCGGACTTCGGCGGTGACTTCTCCGCGGAGCTCTACGAGGAAGGCACGGACTTCGAGGACAACGACGCGCTCACTAGCGAGGACGAGACCTTCGACGGCACGGGTGAGGCGACCGTCAACCTCGGGAACATCTCCGAGATCGAAGACCAGGGCGCTGGCGAGTACGTCGTCCGTGTCGTCCACGACGCCACTGGTGTTGAGGTGACCACCGACACGCTCAACGTCACTGAAGCTGGTGATGCCTCGGTGAGTGTCCCCCAGGACACCATCTACCAGGAGCGCGGTGACGTAGCGAACGTCTCGATCGAACTCGAGAACCGTGACGACGCCTACGTCCAACTGGGTGGCGACTCCAGCAACTTCATGGCGAACTTCACGGTGGTTGACGAGGACGGTAACGGCTACGTCAACCTCTCGATCAACACCTACGACTCGATGGGTGCGACCGCCATCACCGGTGACAACGGCTTCGTCAGCGTCACCAGTGATGATGACTTCATCTCGACCTCCGGCGCGAACGCCATGAGCGACGACCACGGCATCTACGTCGGTAATCCGCTCGAGCCCGTCGGTGACGGCGAGGACGAGGTCGACGCGCTGGACAACCCGATGGCGGCGGGTAACTACGACCTCGTTGTTGCGCAGGCCAACGACGACCGCGACTCGAAGACCATCCTGAGCGTGAGCGACCCGTCGGTCGACGAGGTCAACACGTGGGTCCACGAGGGCGTCAGTGCAACCAACCTGCCTGACAGCGGTGAACTCGACGAGTTGCTCAACGGTGTCGCGGAGACCGACACCATCGCCAACGGCGACTACGTCGTTGTCGAAACCCAGGTCTCGGGTATCTACGGCTACATCGGTGACGCTGGCTTCGCGGACGACGAGACCACCCCCGGTGACGACACGGTCTACCTGAACCTGACCCAGACCAACGCCGGCCCGAACACGAACGGCAACACGCTGTACGGCGGCGACGCTGAGAAGATGTACTTCGACGCGGGGAACAACACCGTCTACGCGGTCTTCCCCGACGAGAGCGGTGACTTCTCCGACGGTCAGGAGTACAAGGCCGACTTCCACGTCCCCGAGGAGAACGCGGCGTACAAGAACGACCAGAACGCGTCTGCGGAGTTCGAGGTCGCCGAGCGTTCGATCGAGTTCAGCAACCTGAACTCGAGCGACATCCTCGAGGTCGAAGCGAGTGAGAACGCGTCCGTCGAGGGCACGACCAACCTCGCGCCCGGTACGGCGGTCGACGTCGAACTCGAGTCGTCGGGCCAGCTGTTCACCAAGACCGTCGAGGTCGGTGACAATGGCACGATCAGCGCCACGTTCGACCTGAGCGGTCAGGACGTCGGCACCGAGCTCTCGGCGCTGCTGTCGGCCGACTCCGACACCGAGGCGACGGCTGACGCCGTTGTGGTCGAGCAGGTCGACGATGGCACGGACGAGACCACCACCAGTGACGGTGGCGAGGACACGTCCACGACCACGACGACCACCACGACGACCACGACCGAGGAGACCACGACCGAGGAGACCACGACCGAGGAGACCACCACCACGTCGAGTGACGGTGGCATCCCCGGCTTCGGCGTGGCCGTCTCGCTGGTCGCCCTCGTCGCGGCTGCGCTGCTGGCACTCCGCCGCAGCAACTGA
- a CDS encoding AbrB/MazE/SpoVT family DNA-binding domain-containing protein has translation MSIEKGRSERNTGGLLSKNVMESMIVQQNDGTYHVSLPKGAVEDLGLQKGDRVLITGPEGERTLQLRPSGAVLADD, from the coding sequence ATGAGTATAGAAAAAGGGCGTTCGGAGCGGAATACCGGCGGACTTCTCTCGAAGAACGTCATGGAATCGATGATCGTCCAGCAGAATGATGGGACGTATCACGTCTCACTCCCGAAGGGAGCTGTCGAAGATCTCGGGCTTCAGAAAGGCGACCGCGTGCTGATCACTGGCCCCGAAGGCGAGCGCACACTCCAACTCCGCCCCTCCGGCGCGGTCCTGGCTGACGACTGA
- a CDS encoding DUF4326 domain-containing protein, producing MSLEDWGARTWASLREIQRDDAGEVVCPVSEIPITYSRGEISVPVVRLADDDLREALEDADVEYVRSRGYESPDEDLLFPEQVGGPDAHGYSSRMVGVRAQLTEGTAWIPVRSDDLEAADRAHEVAHDPTASADGGSTTRDGTGPARTPEATSEPTEVETGNEATISERLGEAEPPVGVFERPDVVDELGLPTEYEDGHPRFTYVGHCQEDDVDVYAGRHGDEGSQNLVTVDEPGEAGWLGNPYPADDFGREQSVAMFTSSLFLALEQRPEFVDAVYQLRGNVLGCWCHRLEDTGEDHPVCHADVIARVADRVLKRRPEGDQGGDQV from the coding sequence ATGAGCCTCGAGGACTGGGGCGCGAGGACGTGGGCCTCCCTCCGGGAGATCCAGCGGGACGACGCTGGCGAGGTCGTCTGTCCCGTCAGCGAGATTCCGATCACCTACTCCCGCGGCGAGATCAGCGTTCCGGTCGTCCGGCTCGCTGACGACGATCTCCGCGAGGCACTCGAGGACGCCGACGTGGAATACGTTCGCTCCCGCGGCTACGAGAGCCCGGACGAAGATCTCCTGTTCCCCGAGCAGGTCGGCGGTCCCGACGCCCACGGCTACTCGAGTCGCATGGTCGGCGTCCGCGCCCAGCTGACCGAAGGCACCGCGTGGATTCCAGTCCGGTCAGACGACCTCGAGGCCGCCGACAGAGCCCACGAGGTCGCCCACGACCCCACGGCTTCCGCTGACGGCGGGAGCACGACCCGTGACGGTACTGGGCCGGCTCGGACTCCTGAGGCCACCAGCGAGCCCACTGAGGTCGAGACGGGAAACGAGGCCACGATTTCCGAGCGCCTCGGCGAAGCCGAGCCACCCGTCGGCGTCTTCGAGCGCCCCGACGTGGTGGACGAGCTGGGCCTCCCGACCGAGTACGAGGACGGCCACCCGCGGTTCACGTACGTCGGTCACTGCCAGGAGGACGACGTGGACGTGTACGCCGGTCGCCACGGCGACGAGGGGAGCCAAAATCTCGTGACTGTCGACGAGCCCGGCGAAGCTGGGTGGCTCGGGAACCCGTACCCCGCGGACGACTTCGGCCGCGAGCAGTCCGTCGCCATGTTCACGAGCTCGCTGTTCCTGGCGCTCGAGCAGCGCCCCGAGTTCGTGGACGCCGTGTACCAGCTCCGCGGGAACGTCCTCGGCTGCTGGTGCCATCGCCTCGAGGACACTGGCGAGGACCATCCGGTGTGTCACGCCGACGTGATAGCTCGGGTGGCCGACCGCGTGCTGAAACGTCGCCCGGAGGGCGACCAGGGCGGTGATCAGGTGTGA
- a CDS encoding recombinase family protein, with protein sequence MGNIACYCRVSTADQSLERQLTSTQEFAEREFGAELADLEIYRDKSTGTNTDRSGYQKMIDDADAGDLQAVVVHSVSRICRSISDLERTAARLEAADVELHIVSEGLTLRPGDEDPFQRALFQLLGVFAELEANMAQQRTKEGIAARQANDDYHHGPAPLGFEKDSGRLVEAENYHDVVAVLDMVAKGELSKRKAAERLDTSRPTINRALDREELYAV encoded by the coding sequence ATGGGCAACATCGCCTGCTACTGTCGCGTGTCCACCGCCGACCAGAGCCTTGAGCGCCAACTGACCTCCACCCAGGAGTTCGCCGAGCGAGAGTTCGGCGCGGAGCTGGCCGACCTCGAGATCTATCGCGACAAGAGCACCGGGACCAACACCGACCGCTCGGGCTACCAGAAGATGATCGACGATGCGGACGCCGGCGACCTCCAGGCCGTGGTCGTCCACAGCGTTTCGCGCATCTGCCGGTCAATCTCCGACCTGGAGCGAACGGCCGCCCGCCTCGAGGCCGCCGACGTGGAGCTCCACATCGTCAGCGAAGGGCTGACGCTCCGCCCCGGTGACGAAGACCCGTTCCAGCGGGCGCTGTTCCAACTGCTCGGCGTCTTCGCGGAACTGGAGGCGAACATGGCCCAGCAGCGGACGAAAGAAGGAATCGCAGCCCGCCAAGCGAACGATGACTACCACCACGGTCCGGCCCCGCTCGGTTTTGAGAAGGACTCGGGCCGCCTCGTAGAGGCGGAGAACTACCACGACGTGGTGGCGGTCCTGGACATGGTGGCGAAGGGAGAGCTCTCGAAACGGAAGGCCGCGGAACGATTGGATACGTCTCGGCCGACAATCAACCGGGCGCTGGACCGAGAAGAGTTGTACGCAGTCTGA
- a CDS encoding helix-turn-helix transcriptional regulator: MQDDARFLADSPDRLALLTRLREGVAGPATLADDLDCTRRSVQRNLAAFADRGWVERSDGGYRLTTAGDLVATTHADYLDRLERLDRFAPLLRHLDADHAPPLSMLGDADLVVATPENPQAPVHTYVDRLKRFEGDTVRMCSPVLSRIFHEAHASLAMRGVHTELVLSEATAEKARELNPLEFETVLRVGVLDLYAHSDPVPFGLTVGEDRLLLAAYNEEGRLEACLTSDDPDLLAWAGDLFERYRERSVKVELSGGFPLGLGSQ, encoded by the coding sequence ATGCAGGATGACGCCCGGTTCCTCGCCGACTCCCCGGACCGGCTCGCCCTCCTCACCCGACTCCGCGAGGGTGTCGCCGGCCCCGCGACCCTCGCCGATGACCTCGACTGTACGCGTCGAAGCGTCCAGCGCAACCTCGCCGCCTTCGCCGATCGGGGCTGGGTCGAACGCAGCGACGGCGGCTACCGGCTGACCACCGCCGGAGACCTCGTCGCGACGACCCACGCGGACTACCTCGACCGACTGGAGCGCCTCGACCGCTTCGCTCCGCTATTGCGCCACCTCGACGCCGACCACGCCCCGCCGCTCTCGATGCTCGGGGACGCCGACCTTGTCGTCGCGACGCCGGAGAACCCGCAGGCACCGGTCCACACCTACGTCGACCGCCTCAAGCGGTTCGAGGGTGACACTGTCCGGATGTGTTCGCCCGTCCTCTCGCGCATCTTCCACGAGGCCCACGCCTCGCTGGCAATGCGAGGGGTCCACACCGAGCTCGTGCTCTCGGAAGCGACGGCCGAGAAGGCCCGCGAACTCAATCCCCTGGAGTTCGAGACCGTTCTCCGCGTCGGCGTCCTCGACCTGTATGCCCACTCCGACCCAGTTCCGTTCGGCCTGACCGTCGGCGAGGACCGCCTATTGCTCGCGGCCTATAACGAGGAGGGACGTCTGGAAGCTTGCCTCACCTCGGACGACCCCGACCTTCTCGCATGGGCCGGTGATCTCTTCGAGCGCTACCGCGAGCGCTCGGTGAAGGTCGAACTGTCGGGTGGCTTCCCCCTCGGTCTCGGTTCGCAGTAG